The proteins below come from a single Malus sylvestris chromosome 3, drMalSylv7.2, whole genome shotgun sequence genomic window:
- the LOC126616583 gene encoding tetraspanin-3-like, with protein MRTSNHLIGLLNFITFLLSIPILGGGIWLSSRANNTDCLKFLQWPLIVIGVAIMVVSLAGFAGACYRNTFLMWAYLFVMFFIIAALIGFIIFAYAVTDKGSGKPVMNRAYLDYYLQDYSGWLEERVADNSYWGKIASCVRDSKTCKKMGRTMNGVPETADMFYNRKLNPIQSGCCKPPTECGYSYVNETTWTAGGGLVGTNPDCTMWSNDQEQLCYSCNSCKAGVLASIKKSWRKVSVINIVVLIILVIFYVIGCAAFRNNRRMDNDEPYGQARMTKSRPSAFQL; from the exons atgaggACTAGTAACCACTTGATTGGACTACTAAATTTCATAACTTTCCTCCTCTCGATCCCCATCCTGGGCGGAGGAATCTGGCTGAGCAGCCGCGCCAACAACACCGACTGCCTCAAGTTCCTCCAATGGCCGCTCATCGTCATAGGGGTCGCAATCATGGTGGTTTCTCTTGCTGGGTTCGCGGGTGCGTGCTACAGGAACACCTTTCTCATGTGGGCGTACCTATTCGTCATGTTCTTCATCATCGCCGCCCTCATCGGCTTCATCATCTTCGCCTACGCGGTCACCGACAAGGGCTCCGGCAAGCCGGTGATGAATAGAGCTTACTTGGACTACTACCTGCAGGACTATTCCGGCTGGCTGGAGGAGCGCGTGGCGGACAATAGCTACTGGGGGAAGATAGCCTCTTGTGTGAGGGACTCAAAAACCTGTAAAAAGATGGGGAGGACTATGAATGGTGTGCCTGAGACTGCTGACATGTTCTACAACAGAAAACTCAATCCTATCCAG TCTGGCTGCTGCAAGCCCCCTACAGAATGTGGCTATAGCTATGTGAACGAGACAACCTGGACTGCCGGTGGAGGATTGGTCGGGACCAATCCGGACTGCACAATGTGGAGCAATGACCAAGAGCAACTCTGCTATTCCTGCAACTCTTGCAAAGCTGGTGTCTTGGCCAGCATCAAGAAGAGCTGGAGGAAGGTCTCTGTGATCAACATTGTTGTGTTAATCATCCTAGTTATCTTCTATGTGATAGGTTGTGCAGCATTCCGAAACAACCGTCGGATGGACAACGATGAACCCTACGGCCAGGCGCGGATGACAAAATCACGACCAAGTGCTTTCCAACTTTAA